In one Nicotiana sylvestris chromosome 8, ASM39365v2, whole genome shotgun sequence genomic region, the following are encoded:
- the LOC104209985 gene encoding uncharacterized protein isoform X2: MSEMEDVQDQIDGAEKPMPSTKQEEEVVKKKYGGIMPKKPPLISKDHERAYFDSADWALGKQGVAKPKGPLEALRPKLQPTNQQTRYRKSPYAPSEGEGAQNIRGLMA, translated from the exons ATGTCAGAGATGGAGGATGTCCAAGACCAAATAGATGGAGCAGAAAAGCCAATGCCATCAACCAAACAGGAA GAGGAAGTTGTTAAAAAGAAATACGGAGGAATTATGCCAAAGAAACCACCTCTTATCTCTAAG GATCATGAACGTGCTTATTTTGATTCTGCGGATTGGGCTCTTGGAAAG CAAGGTGTAGCGAAGCCTAAAGGTCCACTCGAGGCACTTCGGCCAAAGTTGCAG CCGACGAATCAACAAACTCGATACCGCAAGTCGCCTTATGCTCCATCTGAGGGTGAAG GTGCACAAAACATTCGGGGGTTGATGGCTTAG